Genomic DNA from Fundidesulfovibrio soli:
TGTTCAGGTCCACCAGGGCCACACACACGTCGTCGCGGGCCTGCAGCAGGTCCAGGGCTTCCTGCCCGTTGGCGGCCAGAAGCACATCCCGGTCGCAGTCCTCCAGGAAATCCCGGACGCTGGTGCGGATCGCCGGATCGTCGTCGATGACCAGGATTTTCATCCTGCCCTCCTGAGTTCAGAGTATGTCCCAGTACGGCTTACGCTCCGGCGGCTCCTTGCTGGCGGCCTCGGGGGAATTTGGGCAGGGCCACCACGAAACGCGCCCCCTTGCCCGGCGTTGATTCGACGCTCATGCGCCCGCCGTGGTTGCGGGTCACGATGAAGTAGGAGACCGAAAGCCCGAGCCCTGTGCCCTTGCCCGGCTTCTTGGTGGTGAAGAAGGGCTCGAAGATGTGCTTCTGCACACTCTCCGGGATGCCCGGGCCGTTGTCGGCGAATTCCACATAGCAGGTGTCGTGGTCCTCGCGAACGGTCATGGTCAGGGTGGGCACATAGCCCCTGGCCTCCACCGCGCCCATGGCCTGCACCCCGTTCTTGATCAGGTTCAGGAACACCTGCCCGATCTGGCTGCGCGAGCAGTGCGCCGTCACCGGGCCGGGTCCGTGGTCGAAGACCAGGCGCACCTTCTTCATGTCGTAGTTGCTTTCCAGGTCGAAATCGTTCTGGGCGAAACCCACGATGTTGCCAAGCAGGGCCACCAGGTCGCAGGGCTCACAGCCTGCCCCGTCCTTGCGGGAGAAGTCCAGCGTGTTGCGGACGATATCCGCCGCGCGGGCTCCGGCCTCCTTGATGTCCTGGAGGGCCACGGCCACCCCGCGCCGCTCCAGGTAGCAGTCCAGGGCGGCGAGCGGCAGGCCGCACTCGCTGGCCGCCTGCCCGTTCTTGGCGAAGGAGGGGGAGAGCCTGCGCTCCACGTTCTGCACGGACTGAAGGATGATGCCCAGGGGGTTGTTGATCTCGTGGGCCATCCCGGCGGCCAGCCCCCCCAGGGACATGATCTTCTCGTTGTGGATCATCAGTTCTTCCAGGCGCACCTGCCTGCTCACGTCGTCGACGCGCAGCACCACCTCGCGGGCCTCGCCCTCAAGCACCGCATACATGGAGACGCTCAGGAACCTGTGCTCCTCGCCCTGGAGGAAATCAGCGCGCTCGATATGCTGCGACTGGCTGGCCAGTTGCCGCGCGTCCATCCCACCCACCTGGTCCGCCAGCCAGGGGAAGGCCTGGCGCAGGGGCAGGCCCAGGGCCCGCTCCTCGGGCACTCCGCTCAGGAGCGCGGCCTCCCTGTTCCAACTGCTCACGCGCCCATGCTGGTCCACCGCGATGATGGCCGAGGGCATGGCTTCCAGCAGGGCGTGGAGCTTGTTCTTGCTGCGGGCCAGCTCGACCTGCATGCGCAGGTGCCTGGCCCGCGCCACATGCAGGATGACGATGTAGCTGAAGAGACACGCCAGCAGCACGGCCAGGGCCACGATCTGCCAGCGGTAGGTCTGCCACGCGGTGGGCTCGCGGTGCTCCACCCGGCTCCCTGAGGGCAGCCGGGATTCGGGGATGCTTAAGCGTTTGAGCTGTCGCCAGTCGTACAGATACTCGGTGTTGTCCACGTCGCGCACCCCGCCTTGGGCGTTGCCGGAGAGTATCTCCCCCACCACGCGGGCCGCGACGGCCCCGGCGTTCCTGTTGCTGATGACATAGCCGCCCACGGCCCCCACTCCCACGAAGGTGTCCTGGGTGACGAACACAGGGGCTCTCGCCTCGCTGATGATGCGGTGGAACACGGTGAGGGGGTGGAAAGCGGCCCCCGAGCCGTCCTGGAAGAAGGAATGGAACAGGATGGCCGAATCGGGGCGCAGGCGGTTCAGGTATTCGAGCGTCTCCAGCAGGCTCCGGTTGGAGACGAACTCGATGGAGCAGTCCGGGATGCCCTTGCCGAGCCGCGCCTTCCACTCCTGGGCCAGACGCTGCTCGGCGGGGGACGCCCCGATCACCACCGCCACGTTGCGCACCGTGGGCCGCGCGTGCTGGATGGCCTGCAGGGCCTGGGCCGGGTCGTAGCTGGTGGCCAGCACGGTGACGCCTGGCGGCAGCGTGTCAGGCGCCCTGCCCATGGTGGCGCCGCCCACCACCAGCGGACTGCCGGGGAAGATCTCCGCCCCGTTGGCCAGCATGAACGCCGCTCCGGTGCCCCCGAAGGAGACCACGACATCCGGGGGGGCGAAGCGGTGCTTGGCTGCCAGGAAGCGTTTGAGGTCCGCGGCGTAGCCGGAGTCCCGGGTGTTGCGGCCCATGGCCAGGTATTCGATGGAGAAGTCCGGGCGCAGCCCGTACTGTTCGGCGAGGGTCGATTTGAAGCTGGCCAGAAAGTTGGGATAGGCCAGGTATTCAGGGGTCTCAGCAAAAGCGATCAGCACGCGCCTGGCCGGGGCCGGTTGTTCCGGGGCAGGGGCCTGCCCGGCGCTGGCCGGAGGCCGCCACGCGCCGCACAATATCAGGGCGAGCACCAGGGCCACCAGCCCCCGGCATGCTGCATGACTGCGGAAGCTCATGCTCCAGGGTAGCCGAGAAGGCCCTGCGCTGACAATCGCTTTGACGCGGCCCTCTCTACCAGCTGTTTGCTATTTCGATCGTTTCCCGATCCAGCCCTTGCGCCTGAACATGAGCAGCATGCCCCCACCCACCGAGGCCATGAGCGTGAGCACGGCGTAGTAGCCGTATTCCCACTCCAGCTCGGGCATGAACTTGAAGTTCATGCCGTAGAGGCCGGCGATGAAGGTGAGCGGAATGAAGAAGCTGGAGAACATGGTCAGCACCTTCATGATCTCGTTCATCTTCAGGCTGATGTTGGAGAGGTACAGCTCCACCATGCCGGAGAGCATGTCCCGGAAGGTCTCCACGGTGTCCATGACCTGGATGGTGTGGTCGTAGAGGTCGCGCAGGTAGAAGATGGTGCTGTCGGCGATCAGTTCGTTGCCGCCCTTCTCCAGCTTGGCCACCACCTCGCGCAGGGGGAAGATGTACTTGCGCAGGAACAGGGCCTCGCGCCGCAGGTCGTGCAGGGCCTCAAGGTGTGCGGGTTTGGGCGCGGAGAGCAGCATCTCCTCGATGTCCTCGATCTCCTCGCCCATGCGCTCCAGCACGATGAAGTAGTTGTCCACCACGGCGTCCATCAGGGCGTAGAGCAGATAGTCGGCCCCCATGCTGCAGACCCGGCCCTTGCGGTTCATGATGCGCTTGCGCACCTCCCCGAAGACGTCGCCGTTGGCGTGCTCCTGGAAGGTGAGCAGGTAGTGGCGGCCCAGGATGAAGCTGACCTGCTCGTCCTCGACCTTGCGCGTCTTCTCGTTGAAGCTGAGCATCTTGATGATGACGAAGATGGACTCGCCCAGATCCTCCATCTTGGGGCGCTGGCCGGTGTGCACGATGTCCTCCACCACCAGGGGGTGGAGCTTGAACACATCGGCCGCCTCGTTCACCACGGCGGCGTCGTGGAGGCCGTCGATGTTGATCCAGGTAACGCCCGGCCCCTTGTCGTAGCAGGAGCACTCGCGCAGATGCTTGGGGTTGACGGAATCCACGCTGCCAACGTCGTAGGTGATCATCTGGAGGGTGACGGGCGTGTCGCGCTCAACGCCAATGTAGGTGGCTGTGCCTGGGGCGTGGCCTACGGCCTTGCTGCGGCGCCGGAGGTGTTCGAGCATCGGGGGAACTCCTTGTCTCGCGCCGCTCTAAACGAAAACGGCGCGGGGCCACAAGCCCCGCGCCGGATTATTGCCGGATGGTCATGTTGCCCGGTCCGAGCCTGCCACCTACCCCTGGTCCGCCCACTTGATGAGCCCGAGCGAGTGGCTGTCCAGGAGCAGCGGGTGGTGCGGCAGGATGCGCACGGTGAAGCCGAACCTGCCGGCCTCCACGGGCATCACCTCGCCCCGGAACACCTGCCAGCCGTCCTGGGTGGCGTCGCTGGGTTGCATGATTGTGGTCTCGCGCTGGGTGAACTTGCCCTCGTAGTCCACGGGGCCGGAATACACCTCCACGCGCACGTCCTGCGGGCGGATGCCGTTCAGGTTGATTTCCGCGGTGACCACGATGGGCTCGCCCACGAACACCTGCCCAGGATCCGTGGCCGCAACGTTGCGCACCTGCAGGCTCGACCACTTGGTCATCATCTCCATGCGCCACTGGGCCAGGTCCTTGGCGGCGGCGAAGTCGGACTTGACCAGGCGGTTGTAGTTCTCGATGGCCGGGCCGTAGGCCACGCGGGCGTAGTCCTCCACCATGCGGTGGGAGGTGAACACCGGCCCGAGGGTCTTGAGGGACTCCTTCATTTTGCGGATCCAGCCGCGCGGCAGGTTGCCGTGGCCCCGCTCGTAGAAGGTGGGGAGAATCTCGTTCTCCAGGACGTTGTAGAGCATCTGCGACTCCACGAAGTCCTGGTATTGGGCGTCCTCGTACTCTTCACCCAGGCCGATGGCCCAGCCCAGCACGTTGTCTGGCTTCCAGGCCTCGGCCCACCAGCCGTCCAGGGTGGAGAAGTTGAGCACGCCGTTGCACATGGCCTTCATGCCCGAGGTGCCGCAGGCCTCCAGGGGGCGGCGCGGGGTGTTCAACCACACGTCGCAGCCGTGGTACATGTAGGAGGCGATCTCAATGTCGTAGTCTTCCAGGAAGACCATGCTGTAGCGGCATTCGGCGGTTTCGCAGAGCTGCACCAGCTGCTGGATGAGCTTCTTGCCCTCGTTGTCGTGGGGGTGCGCCTTGCCCGCGAAGATGAACTGCAGGGGCCTGGACGAGTCGGAGAGGAGCTTCACCAGCCGCTCCTGGTCGGAGAGCAGCAGGGTCGCGCGCTTGTAGGTGGCGAAGCGCCGGGCGAAGCCGATGGTCAGGGCCTGGGGGTCCAGCACCTCCTCGGCGATCTGCAGCTCCTTGCGCTTGGCGCCGCGCGCCAGCAGCTGGTCGTGCAGGCGATGGCGCACGAAGTCGATCAGGCGTTCGCGCAGGCGCTCATGGGTGCGCCACAGCTCCGCGTCGGAGATGGCCTCGGTCTGCTCGAACACACGGGGGCAGTCCGGGTCCTCGCGCCAGTTGGGGCCCATGTAGCGGTCGAAGAGCAGGGCCAGGTCCGGGGCGACCCAGGTGGGCACGTGCACGCCGTTGGTCACGGCGCCGATGGGCACGTCCTCCACGGGGTACTGCGGCCAGACCCGCTTCCACATGTTGCGCGACACGAAGCCGTGCAGCACGGACACGCCGTTGTTGATGCGCGAGAGCCTCAGCGCCAGCACCGTCATGCAGAAGGGCTCGGCGTCGTTGCGGGGGTCTTCGCGGCCAAGGGCCAGGAACACCTTCCAGGCCAGGCCCAGCTTGCGCGCGTAGTCCTCGAAGTAGGGCTGCATCAGGTCGGGCGGGAAGCGGTCGTTGCCCGCCGGGACCGGGGTGTGCGTGGTGAAGATGGAGGACGAGGCCACCAGCTCGGCCGCGGCCTCGAAGGTCAGCCCGGCGTTCTCCATGAAGCGGCGGATGCGCTCCAGGCCCGCGAAGGCGGAGTGGCCCTCGTTCATGTGGATCACCTTGGGCTTGAAGCCCAGGGCGTCCAGGGTCTTGATGCCGCCGATGCCCAGCAGGATCTCTTGCCAGAGGCGCATCTCCAGGTTGCCGCCGTAGAGCCTGGTGGTGATCTGCTTGAACTGCGGCTGGTTCTCCTGGATGTTGGTGTCGAGCAGGTAGAGGCTGATGCGCCCCACCGCCACCCGCCAGACCTGGGCGTACACGCGGTCGCCCTTGAGGTCCACCGAGACGAGCAGCCGCTTGCCGTCGGCGTCCAGGCAGGGGGTCATGGGCATCTGCTCGAAGTCGTAGACCGGGTAGCGCTCCTGCTGCCAGCCGTCGGGCGTGAGGTACTGCCGGAAGTAGCCCTGCTGGTAGGCGATGCCGATGGCCACCAGGGGCAGGCTCAGGTCCGAGGCGGACTTCAGGTGGTCGCCCGCCAGGATGCCCAGGCCGCCGGAGTATATGGGCAGCCCCTTGGAGAGGCCGTACTCCAGGCTGAAGTAGGCGATGGCCGGCTCTTTGCTCTCCCCTTCGGGGAAGGGGATGGAGATGCTGGTCTTGGCGAGATAGCCTTCCAGGTTGCGCCTGAGCTCCGTGAGCCTGTCCAGGAAGAACTGGTCCGTGGCCAGGTTCTC
This window encodes:
- a CDS encoding ATP-binding protein, producing MSFRSHAACRGLVALVLALILCGAWRPPASAGQAPAPEQPAPARRVLIAFAETPEYLAYPNFLASFKSTLAEQYGLRPDFSIEYLAMGRNTRDSGYAADLKRFLAAKHRFAPPDVVVSFGGTGAAFMLANGAEIFPGSPLVVGGATMGRAPDTLPPGVTVLATSYDPAQALQAIQHARPTVRNVAVVIGASPAEQRLAQEWKARLGKGIPDCSIEFVSNRSLLETLEYLNRLRPDSAILFHSFFQDGSGAAFHPLTVFHRIISEARAPVFVTQDTFVGVGAVGGYVISNRNAGAVAARVVGEILSGNAQGGVRDVDNTEYLYDWRQLKRLSIPESRLPSGSRVEHREPTAWQTYRWQIVALAVLLACLFSYIVILHVARARHLRMQVELARSKNKLHALLEAMPSAIIAVDQHGRVSSWNREAALLSGVPEERALGLPLRQAFPWLADQVGGMDARQLASQSQHIERADFLQGEEHRFLSVSMYAVLEGEAREVVLRVDDVSRQVRLEELMIHNEKIMSLGGLAAGMAHEINNPLGIILQSVQNVERRLSPSFAKNGQAASECGLPLAALDCYLERRGVAVALQDIKEAGARAADIVRNTLDFSRKDGAGCEPCDLVALLGNIVGFAQNDFDLESNYDMKKVRLVFDHGPGPVTAHCSRSQIGQVFLNLIKNGVQAMGAVEARGYVPTLTMTVREDHDTCYVEFADNGPGIPESVQKHIFEPFFTTKKPGKGTGLGLSVSYFIVTRNHGGRMSVESTPGKGARFVVALPKFPRGRQQGAAGA
- the corA gene encoding magnesium/cobalt transporter CorA, which gives rise to MLEHLRRRSKAVGHAPGTATYIGVERDTPVTLQMITYDVGSVDSVNPKHLRECSCYDKGPGVTWINIDGLHDAAVVNEAADVFKLHPLVVEDIVHTGQRPKMEDLGESIFVIIKMLSFNEKTRKVEDEQVSFILGRHYLLTFQEHANGDVFGEVRKRIMNRKGRVCSMGADYLLYALMDAVVDNYFIVLERMGEEIEDIEEMLLSAPKPAHLEALHDLRREALFLRKYIFPLREVVAKLEKGGNELIADSTIFYLRDLYDHTIQVMDTVETFRDMLSGMVELYLSNISLKMNEIMKVLTMFSSFFIPLTFIAGLYGMNFKFMPELEWEYGYYAVLTLMASVGGGMLLMFRRKGWIGKRSK
- the glgP gene encoding alpha-glucan family phosphorylase, translated to MQPLRVYSVVPKLPPRLKPLWELAYNLWYSWNNEIAELFAQVDQKLWRECELNPVAFLNRLPQRTLENLATDQFFLDRLTELRRNLEGYLAKTSISIPFPEGESKEPAIAYFSLEYGLSKGLPIYSGGLGILAGDHLKSASDLSLPLVAIGIAYQQGYFRQYLTPDGWQQERYPVYDFEQMPMTPCLDADGKRLLVSVDLKGDRVYAQVWRVAVGRISLYLLDTNIQENQPQFKQITTRLYGGNLEMRLWQEILLGIGGIKTLDALGFKPKVIHMNEGHSAFAGLERIRRFMENAGLTFEAAAELVASSSIFTTHTPVPAGNDRFPPDLMQPYFEDYARKLGLAWKVFLALGREDPRNDAEPFCMTVLALRLSRINNGVSVLHGFVSRNMWKRVWPQYPVEDVPIGAVTNGVHVPTWVAPDLALLFDRYMGPNWREDPDCPRVFEQTEAISDAELWRTHERLRERLIDFVRHRLHDQLLARGAKRKELQIAEEVLDPQALTIGFARRFATYKRATLLLSDQERLVKLLSDSSRPLQFIFAGKAHPHDNEGKKLIQQLVQLCETAECRYSMVFLEDYDIEIASYMYHGCDVWLNTPRRPLEACGTSGMKAMCNGVLNFSTLDGWWAEAWKPDNVLGWAIGLGEEYEDAQYQDFVESQMLYNVLENEILPTFYERGHGNLPRGWIRKMKESLKTLGPVFTSHRMVEDYARVAYGPAIENYNRLVKSDFAAAKDLAQWRMEMMTKWSSLQVRNVAATDPGQVFVGEPIVVTAEINLNGIRPQDVRVEVYSGPVDYEGKFTQRETTIMQPSDATQDGWQVFRGEVMPVEAGRFGFTVRILPHHPLLLDSHSLGLIKWADQG